A part of Pirellulaceae bacterium genomic DNA contains:
- a CDS encoding transposase, which translates to MEQWHEAENQACIDAPESLLSPLCQILNPVHPLVNLANRIDWQRLQLALEDAYCEDFGAPAKAVRLMAGLLYLKHAMNLSDEALLERWVENPYWQYLCDFESMPHETPIYATSLTKWRNRLGAERLGLLLTGTIDLAVREKQLNPQQLAQVTVDTTVQEKNISYPTDSKLYFKAIVKLAKGRCLSRSQAATNLCSSSQTCSHQCQSLRACQTAQADASAAMQTTNLAWPSPARLSPASAPARLAIRATPLAV; encoded by the coding sequence ATGGAGCAGTGGCATGAAGCCGAAAATCAAGCCTGTATCGACGCGCCTGAGTCTCTTCTAAGCCCACTTTGTCAGATACTCAATCCAGTTCATCCATTGGTTAACCTGGCCAACAGAATCGACTGGCAGCGTCTCCAGCTGGCTTTGGAAGATGCCTACTGTGAGGACTTCGGAGCGCCGGCCAAAGCCGTACGCTTGATGGCGGGCCTGCTGTACTTGAAGCATGCGATGAACCTCTCGGACGAAGCCCTGTTGGAGCGTTGGGTTGAGAATCCGTATTGGCAATACTTATGCGACTTCGAGTCGATGCCGCATGAGACACCGATCTACGCCACCTCGCTAACCAAATGGCGTAATCGCCTGGGAGCCGAGCGGCTGGGCTTGCTGCTGACAGGGACCATTGATTTGGCAGTGCGAGAGAAGCAGCTCAACCCACAGCAGCTAGCGCAAGTGACCGTTGATACTACAGTACAAGAGAAGAACATCAGCTATCCCACCGACTCCAAACTTTACTTCAAAGCGATCGTTAAACTTGCGAAGGGCCGCTGCCTTTCGCGGAGTCAAGCTGCGACAAACCTATGTTCGAGTAGCCAAACATGCAGCCATCAGTGTCAGTCGCTACGCGCATGCCAAACCGCACAAGCGGATGCGAGCGCAGCTATGCAAACTACGAACCTGGCTTGGCCGAGTCCTGCGAGACTTTCGCCGGCAAGTGCCCCAGCCCGACTTGCGATTAGAGCAACGCCTCTTGCTGTGTGA
- a CDS encoding VIT family protein yields the protein MYVQHRERHRTNRIGWLRAAVLGANDGIVSTASLVVGVAAAHSTASDILVAGVAGLVAGAMSMAAGEYVSVSSQSDTEKADLDRERRELATEDESERNELAAIYASRGVEPALARQVADQLMAHDALAAHARDELGISDLTTARPIQAALASAGTFAIGAAMPLLTALVTPRTVLIPVVIATSILFLGLLGGFGAHAGGAPVTKAAIRVTFWGALAMALTAGVGALFGAVV from the coding sequence ATGTATGTCCAACATAGAGAACGACACAGAACGAATCGTATTGGCTGGTTGCGAGCCGCGGTGTTGGGGGCGAACGATGGCATTGTGTCCACGGCGAGTCTGGTCGTCGGTGTGGCGGCGGCACATTCTACCGCGAGTGACATACTGGTTGCGGGCGTAGCGGGGCTCGTGGCCGGCGCAATGTCGATGGCGGCTGGGGAATATGTTTCTGTCAGCTCGCAGTCGGATACAGAAAAAGCCGACCTGGATCGCGAGCGAAGAGAGCTGGCAACTGAGGATGAGTCGGAACGGAACGAACTGGCGGCGATCTACGCTAGCCGCGGAGTAGAGCCGGCGCTGGCCAGACAAGTGGCCGATCAACTGATGGCCCACGACGCCCTGGCAGCCCATGCTCGTGACGAATTAGGCATTTCGGATCTGACAACCGCTAGGCCCATTCAGGCGGCCTTGGCCTCGGCGGGAACTTTCGCCATCGGTGCCGCGATGCCTCTGCTTACCGCCCTTGTCACCCCACGGACGGTATTGATCCCCGTCGTCATCGCCACATCCATCCTGTTTCTGGGGCTGTTGGGCGGTTTCGGTGCCCACGCCGGCGGAGCTCCGGTCACGAAGGCCGCCATCCGAGTTACCTTCTGGGGAGCGCTGGCAATGGCCCTGACGGCTGGGGTCGGCGCACTGTTCGGAGCAGTGGTGTAA
- a CDS encoding four helix bundle protein codes for MTFQFEKLLVYQKSLDFADEVCTATEQFSRGYGFLVDQLNRAALSISANIAEGSVRVTSADRKNFFGIARGSVQEWVTQQNQSELVIHRPNGQIRDKESFGNDPCPPKDGTT; via the coding sequence ATGACTTTCCAGTTCGAAAAGCTGCTGGTCTACCAAAAGTCCCTCGACTTCGCCGACGAAGTTTGCACCGCTACCGAGCAGTTCTCCCGCGGTTACGGTTTTCTCGTTGACCAACTCAATCGCGCTGCTCTCTCCATTTCTGCCAACATTGCCGAAGGCAGCGTACGAGTCACGTCAGCCGACCGAAAGAACTTCTTCGGCATTGCACGAGGCTCTGTCCAAGAATGGGTAACTCAACAGAATCAAAGTGAGTTGGTGATTCACCGTCCCAATGGGCAGATTCGCGACAAAGAAAGTTTTGGAAATGATCCTTGTCCGCCGAAAGATGGGACAACGTAG
- a CDS encoding FAD-dependent oxidoreductase codes for MTSHLLYLCVLPIVLLLPSTVRSNEVLLEAEQFTDLGGWDLDQQSMDQMGSPYLLAHGLGVPVKDATTQCEFASGGTYHVWVRTRDWIAPWKTQVAPGRFQVVINDKPLSTTFGTEGAQWHWQYGGTVEVGNLASIALHDLTGFEGRCDAIVFSSDANFSPPNQEPEMTAFRRRLLGLQGEPADGGHFDLVVVGGGVAGSCAAISAARQGLKVALVQDRPVLGGNASSEVRVWPEGHTRQKPFPRVGEIVEEICPQRSFPGNANAKNRDLYEDDRKLKVVQAEPNITLLLEHRVNEVATLDNVIQSVVAQSTRTARRLRLHGKLFADCTGDATVGYLAGADYVMSDEGFMGASNLWNVLDQSNQKQVLECECKDKEALAAKTEQGDTEAPFPRLPWAIDLSNKPFPGRPGVNAFPNLKGLDNLGGWFWESGFDKDPIRDIERIRDLNMRAMYSAWDTLKNVDGLYPNHRLGWSAFIAGKRESRRLVGDVMLKADDFRDGVVYPDPAFPNSWHIDIHRPNEKYQAGLEGEEFISEYTRGEGYSYKGPYWAPYRCLYSRNINNLFMAGRNISVEREAIGPIRVMRTCGMMGEVVGKAAWICVYMNAFPRDVYHTHLSKLHELMDSPAVMRRDSPIDPLHIPEGVTIPEIPTRGINPATLPGIVLDDSTAQLSGKWDGKGSLVGFVGEGYHFSSDQNAFAKFPFSVQQAGKYEVKINWGAHSNRAKRAEITVDSVEGTHTLTIDQTQPPQGTNNFQSLGQFQFDTARNYSVTFRVSGSKGVVHIDAIQLLPVP; via the coding sequence ATGACAAGCCATTTACTCTATCTGTGTGTACTTCCGATTGTACTCCTGCTTCCATCGACCGTTCGTAGCAATGAAGTATTGCTGGAGGCCGAGCAGTTTACCGATCTTGGTGGATGGGATTTGGACCAGCAGTCGATGGATCAAATGGGATCACCCTATTTGCTTGCACATGGACTGGGTGTGCCAGTAAAAGACGCGACAACACAGTGTGAGTTTGCCTCAGGCGGCACCTACCATGTTTGGGTGCGCACGCGCGATTGGATCGCGCCCTGGAAAACTCAAGTTGCCCCTGGGCGATTCCAAGTTGTCATCAACGACAAACCGCTCAGCACCACCTTTGGCACGGAAGGCGCTCAGTGGCATTGGCAATATGGCGGAACCGTTGAAGTAGGCAATTTGGCCTCTATCGCCTTGCACGATTTGACTGGCTTTGAAGGGCGATGTGATGCCATTGTGTTTTCCAGCGATGCGAACTTTTCTCCGCCCAACCAAGAGCCTGAGATGACCGCATTTCGTCGAAGACTGCTGGGATTGCAGGGCGAGCCTGCTGATGGCGGCCATTTCGATCTGGTAGTCGTCGGAGGCGGAGTAGCGGGAAGTTGTGCGGCCATATCGGCTGCTAGACAAGGCTTAAAGGTGGCATTGGTACAGGACAGACCTGTGCTGGGAGGCAATGCCAGCAGCGAAGTTCGAGTTTGGCCAGAGGGACACACTCGTCAAAAGCCGTTTCCTCGCGTGGGCGAAATCGTTGAGGAGATATGTCCGCAGCGCAGTTTTCCAGGAAATGCAAACGCAAAAAACCGCGACCTCTACGAGGATGATCGAAAACTGAAAGTCGTTCAGGCCGAGCCGAACATCACTCTACTGCTGGAACACCGAGTCAATGAAGTTGCCACATTGGATAACGTGATCCAATCCGTGGTTGCGCAAAGCACTAGAACAGCTCGACGGCTTAGATTACATGGGAAACTGTTTGCTGATTGTACGGGAGACGCAACCGTAGGTTATTTGGCTGGAGCCGACTATGTGATGTCAGACGAAGGCTTCATGGGCGCGAGCAATCTCTGGAATGTATTGGATCAGTCCAACCAGAAACAGGTATTGGAATGCGAGTGCAAAGACAAGGAAGCGCTGGCGGCAAAAACTGAACAGGGCGACACCGAAGCTCCGTTTCCTCGATTGCCCTGGGCCATCGACCTGAGTAATAAGCCGTTTCCAGGCCGCCCCGGAGTTAACGCTTTTCCTAACCTTAAAGGTTTGGACAATTTAGGTGGATGGTTTTGGGAAAGTGGGTTTGATAAGGATCCTATCAGGGATATCGAGCGTATTCGCGACCTGAACATGCGGGCCATGTACAGCGCTTGGGATACTCTAAAGAATGTTGACGGCCTTTATCCCAATCACCGCCTGGGCTGGAGCGCGTTTATAGCTGGCAAGCGAGAGTCGCGACGACTTGTCGGCGACGTAATGCTTAAGGCCGACGATTTCCGTGATGGCGTTGTCTATCCCGATCCTGCTTTTCCAAATTCTTGGCACATCGACATTCACCGTCCCAACGAGAAATATCAAGCTGGTTTGGAAGGCGAAGAATTCATTTCAGAATACACTCGCGGCGAGGGTTACTCCTACAAAGGACCCTATTGGGCACCGTATCGATGCTTGTATAGTCGAAACATCAATAATCTGTTCATGGCAGGACGCAATATCAGCGTTGAAAGGGAAGCTATCGGGCCAATTCGTGTCATGCGGACATGTGGAATGATGGGAGAAGTAGTTGGAAAAGCTGCTTGGATCTGCGTCTATATGAATGCTTTCCCGCGCGACGTTTACCATACGCATTTGTCCAAACTGCATGAACTGATGGACAGCCCAGCAGTCATGCGACGCGACAGTCCAATAGACCCATTGCATATACCTGAGGGAGTTACGATTCCCGAAATACCGACCAGAGGTATCAATCCGGCGACACTGCCAGGTATTGTCCTAGATGATTCGACGGCCCAATTGTCTGGAAAGTGGGATGGAAAAGGCAGTTTAGTTGGTTTCGTAGGCGAAGGATATCATTTTTCGAGCGACCAAAATGCATTTGCCAAGTTCCCGTTTTCAGTCCAGCAAGCAGGAAAATATGAAGTCAAAATCAACTGGGGGGCACACTCGAATCGAGCGAAGCGCGCCGAGATAACTGTAGATTCGGTCGAGGGCACTCACACACTGACCATCGATCAGACACAACCTCCGCAAGGCACCAATAACTTTCAATCATTGGGACAATTTCAATTTGATACAGCCCGCAACTACAGTGTGACCTTTCGCGTCTCAGGATCCAAGGGCGTCGTCCACATCGACGCTATTCAACTTCTGCCTGTGCCTTAG
- a CDS encoding suppressor of fused domain protein: protein MNFKAELDSAIDDGDLGAIRRLLEPSDLESNDYDGSLLHSAAKYGTLEIVKFLVESGAELDRLGGTWKAPAVTYAANKGRSDIVRYLVEAGSMLDMSHALNNPLMRAAAEGHLDVVEYLLTTNIDRHATYRTPAGILINALVKAEQGGHQEIAELLKAHGCHRPVEGVDIPLWEPAPSQMVNQSPEFKRSQEIIQYMEQRFGLADEDGIQEIIPVMEGISVSINIIRPNDFHPYLVLFTNGMSDLPMKVPKGQEAWQYAELVIHLPPDWKHPREAGSDLNWMWPIQWLRKMAYYPHQSDSWLGLPAALVSSDDPPVPLGPNTKQTCLLMVPNFSNLNPPLQTSDGRQINFFTVVPLYTEERDYELEHGMRPFFEQIAKHEIPFTVVPDRPNFAEK, encoded by the coding sequence ATGAATTTCAAAGCCGAGCTTGATTCAGCGATTGATGATGGCGACCTGGGCGCGATTCGCCGACTACTAGAGCCAAGTGATCTGGAGAGTAATGACTACGACGGCAGCTTGCTTCACTCGGCAGCTAAGTACGGCACCCTTGAGATCGTGAAATTCCTAGTGGAAAGTGGCGCTGAACTTGATAGGCTTGGTGGAACCTGGAAGGCACCTGCGGTAACTTATGCCGCAAATAAAGGAAGGTCAGACATCGTCCGCTATCTAGTAGAGGCGGGCTCGATGCTGGATATGAGCCATGCATTGAACAATCCACTGATGCGAGCTGCTGCCGAAGGGCACCTAGATGTTGTCGAGTATCTGTTAACCACGAACATCGACCGACACGCAACCTACCGAACTCCTGCGGGCATCTTGATCAACGCGTTAGTGAAAGCCGAGCAGGGTGGGCACCAAGAGATCGCGGAACTGCTCAAAGCCCACGGTTGCCATCGACCGGTGGAAGGCGTGGATATCCCACTCTGGGAACCAGCCCCTTCACAGATGGTCAATCAGTCACCCGAATTCAAACGCTCTCAAGAAATCATCCAGTATATGGAGCAGAGGTTTGGTCTTGCTGACGAGGATGGAATACAGGAAATCATTCCTGTGATGGAAGGCATTTCTGTCTCGATCAACATTATTCGCCCCAACGATTTTCACCCCTACTTGGTACTATTTACCAACGGCATGAGCGACTTGCCCATGAAAGTTCCGAAAGGGCAGGAGGCTTGGCAATATGCCGAGCTAGTCATTCACCTGCCGCCGGACTGGAAGCATCCCCGCGAGGCAGGTTCCGACCTGAATTGGATGTGGCCCATCCAGTGGCTACGCAAGATGGCCTATTATCCTCACCAGAGCGATTCCTGGCTGGGACTGCCCGCCGCACTGGTTTCCAGCGACGACCCACCGGTGCCACTTGGACCGAACACCAAGCAAACCTGCCTGCTGATGGTCCCCAACTTTTCCAACCTCAATCCACCGCTGCAGACCAGCGATGGACGCCAGATCAATTTTTTCACCGTCGTTCCGTTGTACACTGAAGAACGCGATTATGAACTAGAACATGGCATGCGACCGTTTTTTGAGCAAATTGCCAAGCATGAAATTCCCTTCACTGTCGTCCCGGATCGCCCCAATTTTGCGGAGAAGTAG
- a CDS encoding class I SAM-dependent methyltransferase, which yields MNRIDWNDRYSAEEFIYGTNPNEFLVEHSSKLRGPVLSLAEGEGRNAVFLASLGLEVTCVDGSSIGLAKARKLAGLKRVDIRTEVADLATYNPAADSYMSVISISAHLPSNIRNRLYPLVERCLMPNGLLLLEAYSENQLHRNTGGPKNGDMLMTVSKIEREFSNLEPLVLHEVDREVFEGKHHTGLAAVVQFIGRKRA from the coding sequence GTGAACCGCATTGACTGGAATGATCGCTACTCGGCCGAAGAATTCATCTATGGTACCAATCCCAACGAGTTTCTAGTTGAACATTCCTCCAAGCTTCGAGGACCGGTACTATCACTCGCCGAAGGCGAAGGGAGGAATGCGGTCTTCTTGGCTTCCCTCGGATTAGAGGTTACGTGTGTCGATGGGTCGTCGATTGGGCTAGCGAAAGCGCGAAAGCTGGCCGGTTTAAAGCGAGTTGACATACGGACCGAAGTGGCCGACCTGGCAACATACAATCCAGCAGCCGACAGCTATATGTCCGTAATATCCATCTCGGCACACTTGCCAAGCAACATCAGAAACCGTCTCTACCCCCTGGTTGAACGATGCCTGATGCCCAATGGTCTGCTGCTCCTGGAGGCGTATTCCGAAAATCAATTGCACCGCAATACAGGTGGCCCCAAGAATGGAGACATGTTGATGACCGTTTCCAAAATTGAGCGTGAATTCTCAAATCTTGAACCGCTTGTGCTACACGAGGTGGATCGGGAGGTCTTCGAAGGCAAACACCATACTGGCTTAGCTGCGGTTGTGCAATTCATCGGTCGAAAGCGGGCATAA
- the mgtA gene encoding magnesium-translocating P-type ATPase, whose protein sequence is MALMPTSVLPKHVFAAIHREKPEIQVSQAVVQAATIEAAALLDQIATRTSGLTAAEATERLAEHGPNVLAKDQRPGITRLIYRAIINPLVLLLTVLACISFATGDVRAGLLMSLMILLGVGLKLVQESKADSAAAKLRALISVKATVIRDGQPQEVPVARLVPGDMVQLAAGDMIPADIRIIAAKDLFVSQASLTGESFPVEKFEIEKNAQTTVAVELTSIAFLGTSVESGSATGVVVATGADTYLGSMAPLVTQPPAETAFDKGIAEFTWLMLRFVLVMVPLVFLINGLTKGNWTEAFFFAIAVAVGLTPEMLPMIVTVCLSKGALAMSRKQVIVKRINAIQNLGAMDVLCTDKTGTLTIDRVILERHCDVALKEDDGVLALAYMNSHFQTGLKNVLDRAVLAHTETHTHANIPEYAKVDEIPFDFQRRIMSVVVRTPENKDRIISKGAPEAIFPRCNSFELDGQLFPMDHAHIETLKHEYGRLSADGFRVLAIASKDIPPRGVVAGDATPYSQTDESDLILNGYVAFLDPPKETAAKAIQALHCHGVAIKVVTGDNDLVARKICKEVGLSTEFILLGSDVEAMSDDQLAEAALQTTLFARVSPAHKQRIIHALQSRQHIVGFMGDGINDAPALRAADVGISVDTAVDIAKESADMILLEKSLMVLEAGVVEGRKVFANILKYVRMGASSNFGNMFSVLGASVFVPFLPMAPIQILANNLLYDVSQTAIPTDDVDPEQVEKPRPWDIRQLTRFIVFIGPCSSIFDYTTFFMMLYVFNCWHVSTPEAAAHSASLFQTGWFVESLLTQTMIIHVIRTNRIPFFQSRASWLLIFTSACVLGIGIAIPASPLGRYLGFTTLPPLYWPLMVITLLSYVVLTQLIKTWLLRVKWI, encoded by the coding sequence ATGGCCCTGATGCCAACCTCCGTACTACCCAAACACGTTTTTGCCGCAATTCACCGTGAGAAGCCTGAGATTCAGGTTTCGCAGGCGGTGGTCCAGGCTGCGACGATCGAGGCCGCAGCGTTACTAGACCAGATAGCGACTCGAACTTCGGGACTGACAGCCGCAGAAGCCACCGAGCGTCTAGCCGAGCATGGCCCAAACGTGCTCGCTAAAGACCAGCGACCGGGAATCACCAGACTCATCTACCGGGCGATCATCAATCCGCTCGTCTTGTTGCTGACCGTGCTGGCCTGCATTTCTTTTGCGACCGGCGATGTCCGCGCAGGGCTTTTGATGTCACTGATGATCCTGCTGGGTGTGGGCTTGAAGCTGGTTCAAGAGTCTAAGGCCGACAGTGCTGCCGCCAAACTCCGAGCCCTGATTTCGGTCAAGGCCACCGTCATCCGCGACGGCCAGCCTCAGGAGGTTCCGGTTGCCCGGTTGGTTCCCGGTGACATGGTACAGCTCGCCGCCGGAGACATGATTCCCGCCGATATACGTATCATCGCAGCTAAGGATCTTTTCGTCAGTCAGGCATCGCTGACCGGGGAGAGTTTCCCCGTCGAGAAATTCGAGATCGAGAAGAACGCGCAGACAACGGTTGCCGTGGAACTCACCAGCATTGCGTTTCTGGGCACCAGTGTGGAAAGCGGTTCCGCAACAGGGGTAGTCGTGGCGACTGGGGCGGACACCTACCTGGGGAGCATGGCCCCGTTAGTCACGCAGCCACCGGCGGAAACGGCGTTTGACAAGGGGATTGCTGAATTCACTTGGCTGATGTTGCGATTTGTGCTTGTGATGGTGCCGCTCGTGTTCCTGATCAACGGACTCACCAAGGGCAACTGGACGGAGGCCTTCTTCTTTGCCATCGCTGTGGCGGTGGGGCTGACGCCGGAAATGCTGCCGATGATCGTCACGGTCTGCCTGTCGAAGGGCGCGCTGGCCATGAGCCGTAAGCAGGTCATCGTCAAGCGGATTAACGCTATTCAGAACCTGGGGGCCATGGACGTACTCTGCACCGACAAGACTGGCACCCTGACGATCGACCGCGTCATTCTGGAGCGACACTGCGATGTGGCGTTGAAGGAAGATGACGGCGTGCTCGCGCTTGCGTACATGAACAGCCACTTCCAGACCGGTCTCAAGAACGTCCTCGATCGAGCGGTCCTGGCGCATACCGAAACGCACACCCACGCAAACATTCCCGAGTACGCGAAAGTGGACGAAATCCCATTCGACTTTCAGCGGCGCATCATGTCGGTGGTGGTCCGCACGCCTGAAAACAAAGATCGCATCATCAGCAAGGGAGCCCCCGAGGCCATCTTCCCGCGTTGCAACAGTTTTGAACTGGATGGCCAGCTCTTCCCGATGGACCACGCCCACATCGAGACGCTCAAGCACGAATATGGTCGGCTCTCGGCCGACGGTTTTCGAGTGCTGGCAATAGCCAGCAAAGACATCCCACCACGGGGCGTCGTCGCAGGAGACGCGACGCCGTACTCCCAGACAGATGAGTCGGACCTGATCTTGAATGGCTACGTGGCGTTTCTCGATCCGCCCAAGGAAACGGCGGCGAAGGCCATACAGGCGCTGCATTGTCATGGCGTGGCAATCAAGGTGGTCACCGGCGACAATGATCTGGTAGCCCGCAAAATCTGCAAGGAGGTCGGACTATCGACAGAGTTCATTCTGCTGGGCAGCGACGTCGAGGCGATGAGCGATGATCAACTGGCAGAAGCCGCCTTGCAGACCACGCTGTTCGCACGGGTCTCGCCCGCGCACAAGCAGCGGATTATTCATGCTCTGCAATCACGTCAGCACATCGTCGGCTTCATGGGAGACGGAATCAACGACGCCCCGGCCTTGCGGGCGGCAGATGTCGGTATCAGTGTCGACACTGCCGTCGATATCGCCAAAGAGTCGGCAGATATGATTCTGCTCGAAAAGTCGTTGATGGTACTGGAAGCGGGCGTCGTGGAAGGTCGCAAGGTCTTCGCGAATATTCTGAAGTATGTGCGCATGGGGGCCAGCAGCAACTTCGGCAATATGTTCAGCGTCCTGGGGGCCAGCGTCTTCGTCCCGTTCTTGCCGATGGCTCCGATTCAGATTCTCGCCAATAATCTGCTCTACGACGTCAGTCAGACAGCGATCCCGACTGACGATGTCGACCCTGAACAGGTCGAGAAGCCGCGTCCATGGGACATCCGCCAGTTGACTCGCTTCATTGTCTTCATTGGTCCCTGCTCGTCGATTTTCGACTACACCACGTTTTTCATGATGCTGTACGTTTTCAACTGCTGGCACGTCTCGACCCCCGAGGCAGCGGCTCACAGTGCGAGCCTGTTTCAGACCGGGTGGTTCGTGGAAAGCCTTTTGACTCAAACGATGATCATCCATGTCATCCGCACCAACCGGATTCCTTTTTTTCAGAGTCGTGCGTCCTGGCTGCTGATCTTCACGTCGGCCTGCGTTCTGGGAATCGGAATCGCAATACCCGCGTCGCCTTTGGGCCGCTACCTGGGATTCACGACGCTGCCTCCTTTGTACTGGCCGCTGATGGTGATAACCCTGTTGAGCTACGTCGTCTTGACGCAACTGATCAAGACCTGGCTGCTACGAGTGAAGTGGATTTAA